In Oncorhynchus clarkii lewisi isolate Uvic-CL-2024 chromosome 2, UVic_Ocla_1.0, whole genome shotgun sequence, one DNA window encodes the following:
- the LOC139366845 gene encoding LOW QUALITY PROTEIN: T-cell surface glycoprotein CD4-like (The sequence of the model RefSeq protein was modified relative to this genomic sequence to represent the inferred CDS: deleted 1 base in 1 codon), whose translation MNYVSGFLSIVIALFISSTGAEDVVYGQVGGTVTLPRLKWGSDKVRTVQWYFGMDQKSLIFRNAQGREIIDPEWKDRLSLSKTDFSLIINKIRLEDFKSFKCELKDFSPKQITLITTFRLSRVSVQPVSPLLAGKNLNLKCDIKEIIEGTQRRWLSPQKQDLNKDKRAQIGNNGGLTVMNVTGQDNGEWTCVVTYQGREAYANTPVTVIDLSPAHPQPIYTSVSSLSLLHLPCFFSIPLPLSWSDSQEKGIQGGRWTFTPSPAAGSLTGVVQTLVNLSPGPPLAWVANQKRGLDVSALQRKNLNLSLSKKGVTEGDRGDYTCAVEFQRGDTLKREMRVEVLQVFTSPGPVAFLGQEVNLTCTLGQPLTSDLEVKWIPPHHSSLLPLDSSPHPTLLTIPEATYGNGGRWRCELWRNKTKLTSVEITLKIERVPMDVWLLVTICAAAVIFILLLILTVILIRRHRQRVMMPRRGKRRFCNCQDPKPKGFYRN comes from the exons GGTGTATGGTCAGGTGGGAGGGACGGTCACACTCCCCAGATTGAAGTGGGGTTCAGATAAGGTG CGGACGGTACAATGGTACTTTGGGATGGACCAAAAATCTTTGATATTCCGCAATGCCCAGGGTCGAGAGATAATAG ATCCAGAGTGGAAAGACAGGCTGTCTCTGTCCAAGACTGACTTCTCCCTGATCATCAACAAAATCAGACTGGAGGACTTCAAATCCTTCAAATGTGAACTGAAAGATTTCAGCCCAAAACAAATTACCTTAATCACCACATTCAGACTGTCCCGTG tgagTGTACAGCCAGTCTCTCCCCTGTTGGCTGGGAAGAATCTTAATCTGAAGTGTGACATAAAGGAAATAATTGAGGGGACACAGAGAAGATGGCTTAGTCCCCAGAAACAGGACCTGAACAAGGACAAGCGTGCCCAGATTGGAAATAACGGGGGCCTGACCGTAATGAATGTCACAGGCCAAGACAATGGAGAGTGGACCTGTGTGGTGACATACCAGGGCAGGGAAGCCTATGCCAACACCCCTGTTACTGTAATAG ACCTCTCCCCTGCTCATCCACAGCCTATCTACacctccgtctcctccctctctcttctccatctgcCATGTTTCTTTTCCATTCCGCTTCCTCTATCCTGGTCAGACAGCCAGGAGAAGGGCATCCAGGGAGGCCGCTGGACCTTTACCCCAAGCCCAGCGGCAGGCTCCCTCACTGGGGTCGTCCAGACCCTCGTCAACCTCTCCCCGGGGCCTCCATTAGCCTGGGTGGCCAATCAGAAGAGAGGGCTGGATGTCTCAGCCCTGCAGAGGAAAAATCTAAACCTCTCCCTGTCAAAGAAAGGGGTGACGGAGGGGGACAGGGGCGACTACACCTGCGCTGTGGAGTTCCAGAGGGGGGACACCCTGAAGAGAGAAATGCGTGTGGAGGTGCTACAGG tgtTTACCTCTCCAGGTCCAGTGGCCTTTTTAGGTCAGGAGGTCAACCTCACCTGTACCCTGGGCCagcctctgacctctgacctggaaGTGAAATGGATCCCACCAcatcactcctccctcctccctttagactcctccccccaccccacccttcTCACCATCCCCGAAGCGACGTATGGAAATGGTGGGAGGTGGAGGTGTGAATTGTGGAGGAACAAAACCAAGCTGACGTCAGTGGAGATCACTCTGAAGATAG AGCGAGTCCCCATGGACGTGTGGCTGTTGGTCACCATCTGTGCCGCAGCcgtcatcttcatcctcctcctcatcctcactgTCATCCTCATCCGACGCCACAGACAG CGGGTGATGATGCCCAGACGTGGCAAACGCAGATTCTGCAACTGCCAAGA